In Planctomycetaceae bacterium, the sequence CTGGGTCGAGGTTGAGCAGCAGGTTGCCGCCGCGCCCGGCCGTTCCCGCTAGCAGGTGGATGACGCCCCGCAGAGTTCGCATGTCCCATCCGGGGCGATAGCCCCACGAACCGGTCAGCGTGTCACAGCGTTCCCACGGGCGGGAGTTATCAAACTGCCCTTCATGGCACTCGAAGGTGGCGTAGTCGCCCTCCCAGCCGCTGCGGGGGTTGATCACGACATCCGGCTGGAGGTCGCGCACCATGCGGTTGAGCTTGAGCGGCTCCCACAGCCACGCCGCGTCGCTATCGTCCTCGGGGGGCTTGCCGGTGTTCCAGCCGCCGTGGGCCAGCCAGCCCCCGTCGTACCAGAGCACGTCGATCTTGCCGTAGTTGCTCATCAACTCGCGGACCTGCGTGTAGCACTGCTGCTTCATCGCCTCGGCGCTGGCGCGGTACATCGTCGGGAAGAAGTACCCCGGGAACCGCCAGTCCATCGGCGAGTAATAGATGCCCACGCCCAGCCCCGCCTCGCGGCATGCCTGGACGTACGCGGCGATGAAGTCGCGACCGGCGGCGGTCTTGACCGAGTTGAAGTCGCCGGCCTGGGTGTCGAAGAGGCTGAACCCGTCGTGATGGCGGGCAGTGAGGACCATGTACTTCATGCCGGCGTTTTTCGCCGCGGCGGCCCACGCCGCCGGGTCGAACTTGCGCGGGTTGAACTGGCCGGCGAGTTTGGCGTATTCGTCCTTGTCGATGCGTTCGTGGAACATGGCCCACTCGCCGCGCCCGAGGATCGAGTACAGCCCCCAGTGCAGGAACATGCCGAACTTGGCATCGCGCCACCACTGCAGCTTCTCGACAGGCAGCTTGAGGGAATCGTCTACGATTTTGTCACCGGTGGCCATGGTTTCTCTCCAAGAAGTGCGGGCATTATCCATTTCCAATTTCCAATTGGCAATTTCCAATTTGAGGACAGGCCAGCACATAACAAGTGTGAGCGTTCCTCCCGATCAAATTGGAAATTGAAAATCGGAAATTGGAAATGCTTTTGGCCGATTTCCAATTTCCAATTGGCAATTTCCAATTTGAAGACAGGCCAGCACACAACACGTGCGAGCGTTCCTCCCCGTCTAATTGGAAATTGAAAATCGGAAATTGGAAATGCTTTTGGCCGATTTCCAATTTCCAATTGGCAATTTCCAATTTGAAGACAGGCCAGCACACAACACGTGCGAGCGATCCTTCCCGTCAAATTGGAAATTGAAAATCGGAAATTGGAAATGCTTTCACAGCACCCCGCGCCGGGCGGACGAGATGACTTTCTCGACGCTGTCGGCGTGTTTCCACTGCAGGAAGCGCCACCAGTCGTGCATGTCGAGCGGGGCGGCCATGCGCGCCCGCAGGGCGTCGTCGTCTTCGCCGGCGGCGATGCCGGCCTTGGCCTGCTGCTGCAACCACTGGAAATACTCGCACCAGCGCCGCAGGTGCTGCACGCTGCACATCGGCCCGTGGCCGGGCACGATGGCCTGGGCGTTCATATCGATCAGGCGGCCGTACGTCGACAGCAGCAGATCGCTCGTTTCGCGTCTGAGCCGCCGCGTCAGGGGGATCAGCCCCCAGCCGAAGATGTCGCCGGTGGCCAGCACGCCGTCGGGCTCGACCAGCACGACGCAGTCCTCATCGGTGTGGCATCCGGCCAGGGGCAACATGCGCACCCGTCGGCCGGGGCCTTCGAACGTCAAGCCCTGCGGGGGAATGGTCGTCGTGTGACGATTGACGATCGTCGCTCCCGCCGCGGCGAAGGCCTCGTTGAGGGCCACGTGATCGTAATGCGTGTGCGTGTTGAGGACGTGCGAGATCTTTCTGTCGCCGGTGCTGGCGGCGATGGCGGCGAAGACCTCCTTCGCCAGATGCGCTTCCTCCAGCGCGTCGACGACAATGATCGATTCGCCCGTGTCGATCCACGTCAGATTGTCCACCGCCAGGCGCACCCACACGCCTTCACTGATGCGCTGCACGGTCGGCGTCAAAGCCGGATCGATGTCCATTCAGGTCTCTCTGGTCCGCAAGGGTTATCGCGCCGCTTCTATTGTACGCCGATTCGCCCGCGGCCGCGCGTGGCTGGGGCGATTTTTGCCGCCGCGGCAGTCGACTCCGCTGGAGTCGCGCCGGCGTATCCGGTAACATTACGGCTATGAAGTACGGGACATTCAGCGGCGGTATCGATCTGCCTCACGAGAAGTACGCGACGCAGGATTCGCCCATCGCGTCGTGGCCGCATCTCGATCGCCTGCAGGTTCCGCTGGCGCCGTGCGGTCGCGGGGCGGCTGAATGCATCGTCGAGACCGGTCAGCGTGTGACAGCCGGTCAGCGGATCGCGCGGGCGCTGGACAACACGTCGCTGGACATTTTTTCACCCGCGGCGGCGCAGGTGACCGGAATCACGACCGTCGACGTCTGCATGGGCGACCGCTTCGTGCCCTCGCCGGCCATCGAGCTGGTGGACGTGGTCGAGCCGCCGCTGCAGGCGCCGCCGGCGCCGAGCGACTCCTGGCGCAGCGCCTCGTCGGAGTCGCTGCGGCGGCGTCTGGCCGAGGGCGGCCTGACCACCTGCCGCAACCCGCTCGAGCCGCTGCACCTGTTCATCGACCGCGCGCGGATGTATCGCTGCCGAACGCTGATCGCCAACCTGATGGAGAACCAGCCCTACCTCACCGGCGACCACCGCCTCATGGTCGAGCACGGCTCGGAGATCCTGACGGGCCTGGTGATCATCGCCCGCGCCATCGAGGCCGGCGATATGATCCTGGCCGCCGACCGGCGATATACCGACTCCTACAGTCACCTGCTCCCCCTGGCCGAGTCCCTGGGCGTCACGCGCATCGCCCTGCCGCACAAGTACCCCATCGGGGCCGACCGGATCCTCGTCAAAGTGCTCACGCGCCGCGAGGCCCCGCACGGGTCGTCCCTGATGTGTACCGGCGCCGCGGTCGTCGGCGCCTGGGCGTGCGTGGCGGCGTACCGCTGGGTCGCCTGCGGGATCAGCCCCACGCACCGCGTCGTCACCGTCAGCGGCGAGCATTCGTCGGCCCACGGCAATTTCCTCCTGCCGCTGGGAACGCGCTGCAGCGACCTGGGAAACTTCTATCACCACGCCCCGCTGCATGGCGGACCAATGAACGGGTGCCTCTGCCCCGCCCGGGCCGTCGTCACCTGGGCCACCGAGGCGATCCTGTCCATCACGCCGGCGCAGGCCCAGCCGGCCAGCCCGTGCATCCGCTGCGGGTGGTGTACCGACTACTGCCCGGCGAGGCTCAACGTGTCGGCCCTTAACGACGCGTACGAACTGGGATTGCTGGACGAAGCCCGGCGCGATCACGCGACCGCCTGCGTCGAGTGCGGCGTCTGCTCCTATATCTGCCCCGCGCGCCTGCCCCTGACCGAACGGGTGCGGCAGCTTAAACGGGCGATTCACCCCGGACCGGCCGTGGCGGCCGTGGTGGGCGAATGACCGAAGCCCCAAGACCCATCGACTCGCTGGACCCGCCGCGTCAGGGCGTGACGACGGCGCCGTTTCTGCGCGCCCCCGAGGCGGCGCGGACGATCTTCATCGTGACGCTGGCCGCCGCCTGCGCGCCGCTGGTGGCGGGGCTGATCCTGTTCGGCTGGTACGCCGCCGTGGTGTCGGCTTTGTGCATCGGCTCGTGCGTGATCCTGGAACGCCTCTACTACCGCGTCACGCGAACGCCGGCATTGCTGGGTCGCACGCACGCGTACCTCACCGGCGTGTTGCTGGCGTTGACCATGCCGCCTTTCGTGCCGTGGTACATTCCGGTCGTCGCTGCCGCGTTCGCCATTATCGTCGGCAAGGCGATTTTCGGCGGCGTGGGACACTTTCTCTGGCAGCCTGCACTGGTGGGGCGAGTCGCCGTGGCGGTTATTTTTCTGACCACCCTGACGCCGACGTACTGGCCGATCCTGGCGCGAGACAAACTCCTCAACGGCGACATCCGCGCCGCCCAACGCCTTGAACGCTCCGATCAATGGTCCACCAGCGTCGCCCCCGACGGCGCCGACGCCTTCAGCATGCGCCCCCCGGCCGACATCCTTGCCGGCCTGACCAGCACCGATGACGTTCCTTACAGCGGCTTGGCGAGCATTCACCCCAAGCGGCTGCGCGTGGCCTTGAACACCTCGCCCCAGCAGCACGTGCCGCGGCTGCGCGGAGCCATCATGCCCAACCTGCCACCGCTGCGGGAGATGCTTCTGGGGACGCGCCCGGGAGGCATCGGGGAGACCTGCGCGGTTGTCATCCTCGTCGCCGGGGTCTACCTGATCTATCGCGGGTACGTGAAATGGCAGTTGCCCCTGGCGTTTATCGCCTCGGCGGCGGCGGTGGTGGCCGTGGCGCCGGTACACCTGGCCACCGGCTCGGACGGCCATGTCGCCTGGAAGTGGCTGCCGCTGGTTTTTGAAGGCGCCGATACCGGGTTTACGTACGTGCTGTACCAGCTTCTCAGCGGCGAGTTGCTGCTTGCGGCGATGTTCCTGGCGCCGGAGATGACCTCGCGCCCGGTGACCACCGGGGGGCAGGTCATATTCGGCGTTGGCTGCGGCGTGGCGGCGATGCTCCTGCGCCTCTACGTCGACCTGCCCGTCCCATGCTATACCGCCATCTTGATCATGAACAGCTTCACGCCCAAGATCGACCGCCTGTGGCGGCCGCACAGCCTCGGACAGCCCGCGTGGCGCTGGTTCGGGCGAACGCCGCCGGCGTCACGCCCCTGATGCCGCCCCCAAACGATACAAAGAAGCGGACGCTCGCACGAAACGTCCGCCTCCCCCCACTTTTGTTGCTTAGCGCCTGACGGATTTACCTGTGCTGGAATATCCCAAGCAGGCTTGAAGCCACTGCCGTGCCGCTGAGAATTAAGGCGGCCCCCAGCGCCAGAAACGCCGAGAGGCAGAGGACCGTCACATTGCCTACTCCCACCAGCGCCAGAATTCCCAGGACGATCACGCCCAGCCCCACCAGCAAGCGCACGCTCGTCGCGCCGCCCATGGCCAGGGTCTCCAGCTCATGCAGCGGCATGTTGACGCTCCTTTCGCTCTCGGGCGCGGCCAGGGTGCGGACCTTTTCTGTCGCTGCTGCGCCGACGGCAAGGGCACAGCCGAACAGCAAGACCGCCACGGGCATCAGGATAGCCGGCGCGATTCCCAGCAGCGACAGGATGCCAAAGACAATCCCGCCGACTCCAGCGAAGAACTCGACCGACATTCCCCCGCCAACGGCTGCCAGATCCTCTGATTTGCCGCCCAGAAATCCGGCTACGCGTGCGTAGCGTGCGGCAATGGCCCCGCCCTCAAACAGGAACGCGCCGGCAACCGTCAATGCCGCAATGGGCAACAACAGTTCAGGATATAAACCAGCCAGAGCGATGATGCTCAGAACGATGGCCGCCACTGCGGCTATAGCTTCCCCCAGTGAGCCTCCCGCCATTATCCCAATCGCCTTTTCGTGGCGAATGGGTTCACGTCCTACAGTAGTCATTTTTCACCGTGCCTTTCTTCGCGTGCGCATTGCGCGACGCAAGTTCTTTTACACACCATGCTAGGAACGCGATCGTCTAACCGCCAATAAGACGCGAATTGCTTCTTCCCTGCGACTTCCGGCAGGGTGGTCTGGGGGATCTTCTTAAGACATGAAAAAAGGCCAGCCTTTAAGCTGGCCCTTTTCGACCGAGGCCGACGGGATTCGAACCCGCAACCACCGGCGTGACAAGCCGGTACTCTAACCAATTGAGCTACGGCCCCAACAGGGCTATACACTATACAGGGCGTCGAGCCGGAGTGTCAAGCCGGCGCAAGCGAAAAGTGGAAATTCGCGCGCCTTGCCCCCGGGGCGACCGGGGCGTCAGAACAGCCTCCCCTGCATGACGCTGCGGACCTCTTCGAAGAACTCGCCGGGCCCGCCGCCGGCGGAAACCGCCACAGGCTGGGCCGACGATTGTTCCGTCTCGACCGTGGGCTC encodes:
- a CDS encoding alpha-L-fucosidase, giving the protein MATGDKIVDDSLKLPVEKLQWWRDAKFGMFLHWGLYSILGRGEWAMFHERIDKDEYAKLAGQFNPRKFDPAAWAAAAKNAGMKYMVLTARHHDGFSLFDTQAGDFNSVKTAAGRDFIAAYVQACREAGLGVGIYYSPMDWRFPGYFFPTMYRASAEAMKQQCYTQVRELMSNYGKIDVLWYDGGWLAHGGWNTGKPPEDDSDAAWLWEPLKLNRMVRDLQPDVVINPRSGWEGDYATFECHEGQFDNSRPWERCDTLTGSWGYRPGWDMRTLRGVIHLLAGTAGRGGNLLLNLDPGPDGDIEQRKVDRLAEVGRFLQQAGDSIYATMGGPYAPAGWGCATCKGNRIYLHILDWPENTLTLPAPKHKITAATSLTAASVDVSTAGDTLRVTVSERDRLSPDTVVAIDLDGPALTAV
- a CDS encoding MBL fold metallo-hydrolase, with the protein product MDIDPALTPTVQRISEGVWVRLAVDNLTWIDTGESIIVVDALEEAHLAKEVFAAIAASTGDRKISHVLNTHTHYDHVALNEAFAAAGATIVNRHTTTIPPQGLTFEGPGRRVRMLPLAGCHTDEDCVVLVEPDGVLATGDIFGWGLIPLTRRLRRETSDLLLSTYGRLIDMNAQAIVPGHGPMCSVQHLRRWCEYFQWLQQQAKAGIAAGEDDDALRARMAAPLDMHDWWRFLQWKHADSVEKVISSARRGVL
- a CDS encoding 4Fe-4S dicluster domain-containing protein, which gives rise to MKYGTFSGGIDLPHEKYATQDSPIASWPHLDRLQVPLAPCGRGAAECIVETGQRVTAGQRIARALDNTSLDIFSPAAAQVTGITTVDVCMGDRFVPSPAIELVDVVEPPLQAPPAPSDSWRSASSESLRRRLAEGGLTTCRNPLEPLHLFIDRARMYRCRTLIANLMENQPYLTGDHRLMVEHGSEILTGLVIIARAIEAGDMILAADRRYTDSYSHLLPLAESLGVTRIALPHKYPIGADRILVKVLTRREAPHGSSLMCTGAAVVGAWACVAAYRWVACGISPTHRVVTVSGEHSSAHGNFLLPLGTRCSDLGNFYHHAPLHGGPMNGCLCPARAVVTWATEAILSITPAQAQPASPCIRCGWCTDYCPARLNVSALNDAYELGLLDEARRDHATACVECGVCSYICPARLPLTERVRQLKRAIHPGPAVAAVVGE
- a CDS encoding RnfABCDGE type electron transport complex subunit D; this translates as MTEAPRPIDSLDPPRQGVTTAPFLRAPEAARTIFIVTLAAACAPLVAGLILFGWYAAVVSALCIGSCVILERLYYRVTRTPALLGRTHAYLTGVLLALTMPPFVPWYIPVVAAAFAIIVGKAIFGGVGHFLWQPALVGRVAVAVIFLTTLTPTYWPILARDKLLNGDIRAAQRLERSDQWSTSVAPDGADAFSMRPPADILAGLTSTDDVPYSGLASIHPKRLRVALNTSPQQHVPRLRGAIMPNLPPLREMLLGTRPGGIGETCAVVILVAGVYLIYRGYVKWQLPLAFIASAAAVVAVAPVHLATGSDGHVAWKWLPLVFEGADTGFTYVLYQLLSGELLLAAMFLAPEMTSRPVTTGGQVIFGVGCGVAAMLLRLYVDLPVPCYTAILIMNSFTPKIDRLWRPHSLGQPAWRWFGRTPPASRP